One window of the Anomalospiza imberbis isolate Cuckoo-Finch-1a 21T00152 chromosome 12, ASM3175350v1, whole genome shotgun sequence genome contains the following:
- the SLC12A4 gene encoding solute carrier family 12 member 4 isoform X4: MSGVNFCHMVASHERRTSQRKHLLKRVLRAGRRIMVNQVTENVKELLLKGHGNHKENSPFLNSSEAGKGGDYYDRNLALFEEELDIRPKVSSLLGKLVNYTNLTQGVKEHEEAENTDGSKKKVSKSPSMGTLMGVYLPCMQNIFGVILFLRLTWMVGMAGVLQSFLIVLLCCCCTMLTTISMSAIATNGVVPAGGSYFMISRSLGPEFGGAVGLCFYLGTTFAGAMYILGAIEILLTYIVPQAAIFHPSGAHDASSAMLNNMRVYGTVFLILMAVVVFVGVKYVNKFASLFLACVVISILSIYAGAIKSIFDPPEFPICMLGNRTLSRDQFDVCAKTVVKDNVTVASKLWELFCHSTNLTTEHCDEYFLMNNVSEIAGIPGAASGILIDNLWSNYLEKGEILERAHQPSVDVAGQKSNLHLYVLSDITTSFMVLVGIFFPSVTGIMAGSNRSGDLKDAQKSIPVGTILAIVTTSLVYFSCVLLFGACIEGVVLRDKFGDAVNKNLVVGTLSWPSPWVIVIGSFFSTCGAGLQSLTGAPRLLQAIAKDNIIPFLWIFGHGKANGEPTWALLLTALIAELGILIASLDMVAPILSMFFLMCYLFVNLACAVQTLLRTPNWRPRFKYYHWALSFLGMSICLALMFISSWYYALVAMLIAGMIYKYIEYQGAEKEWGDGIRGLSLSAARYALLRLEEGPPHTKNWRPQLLVLLKLDEDLHVKYPRLLTFASQLKAGKGLTIIGSVIQGNFLETYGEAQAAEQTIKNMMEIEKVKGFCQVVVANKVREGIAHLIQSCGLGGMKHNTVVLGWPYGWRQSEDPRSWKTFIGTVRCTTAAHLALLVPKNVSFYPSNHERYNEGNIDVWWIVHDGGMLMLLPFLLKQHKVWRKCKMRIFTVAQMDDNSIQMKKDLATFLYQLRIEAEVEVVEMHNSDISAYTYERTLMMEQRSQMLRQMRLTKTEREREAQLVKDRHSIARLESLYSDEEDEGDPVPENIQMTWTKEKCDAEKRNRGSAVGSFRDLISIKPNQSNVRRMHTAVKLNEVIVNRSHDARLVLLNMPGPPKNTDGDENYMEFLEVLTEGLERVLLVRGGGREVITIYS, from the exons ATGTCAGGGGTTAATTTCTGCCACATGGTAGCCAGTCATGAAAGGAG GACTTCACAGAGGAAGCATTTACTAAAGCGTGTGCTAAGAGCTGGAAGAAGAATAATGGTAAACCAAGTTACTGAAAATGTGAAAGAACTATTGCTAAAGG gtcATGGCAACCATAAAGAAAATAGTCCTTTCCTGAACAGTTCAGAAGCTGGCAAGGGAGGTGATTACTATGACAGAAATCTGGCATTGTTTGAG GAAGAACTTGATATACGACCAAAAGTGTCATCTCTGCTTGGCAAGTTGGTCAACTACACAAATCTTACTCAAGGTGTCAAGGAACatgaagaagcagaaaatactGATGGATCGAAGAAGAAAGTATCAAAA tcaccCAGCATGGGCACCCTGATGGGGGTGTATTTGCCATGCATGCAAAATATCTTTGGGGTTATTCTCTTCCTTCGGCTGACTTGGATGGTGGGAATGGCTGGAGTTCTTCAGTCCTTCCTGATTGTActgctttgctgctgttgt ACTATGTTGACAACCATATCAATGAGTGCAATTGCCACAAACGGTGTTGTTCCAG CTGGAGGCTCCTATTTCATGATATCTAGGTCATTGGGCCCAGAGTTTGGTGGAGCTGTAGGGCTGTGTTTTTATTTGGGAACAACATTTGCAGGAGCCATGTATATCCTTGGTGCCATAGAGATTTTATTG ACATATATTGTGCCACAAGCAGCAATTTTTCATCCCTCTGGTGCCCACGATGCATCCAGTGCCATGCTAAACAACATGAGGGTCTATGGCACGGTGTTCCTCATCCTGATGGCAGTGGTGGTGTTCGTAGGTGTGAAGTATGTGAACAAATTTGCTTCCCTCTTCTTGGCCTGTGTAGTAATATCCATCCTGTCCATTTATGCTGGAGCTATCAAGTCCATCTTTGACCCACCTGAATTTCC GATTTGCATGTTGGGCAACAGGACTCTGTCAAGAGATCAATTTGATGTTTGTGCCAAAACAGTAGTTAAGGATAACGTGACTGTGGCCTCTAAGCTTTGGGAACTCTTCTGCCACAGCACAAACTTAACCACCGAACACTGTGATGAGTATTTCCTAATGAACAATGTCTCGGAGATAGCAGGAATTCCAGGAGCTGCTAGTGGCATTTTAATAG ACAACTTATGGAGCAATTATTTGGAGAAAGGAGAGATACTGGAGAGAGCACATCAGCCCTCTGTAGATGTAGCAGGCCAGAAGAGCAACCTGCACCTGTACGTGCTCTCAGATATCACCACGTCGTTCATGGTGCTGGTTGGCATCTTCTTCCCTTCAGTGACTG GTATCATGGCTGGTTCAAACAGGTCAGGGGACCTCAAAGATGCACAGAAATCCATCCCTGTTGGAACAATTCTTGCCATTGTCACCACATCACTAGTGT ACTTCAGTTGTGTGTTATTATTTGGAGCCTGCATAGAAGGTGTTGTCCTGAGAGATAA GTTCGGCGACGCGGTGAACAAGAACTTGGTGGTGGGCACCCTGTCGTGGCCCTCGCCGTGGGTCATCGTCATAGGCTCCTTCTTCTCCACCTGTGGGGCGGGTCTGCAGAGCCTCACCGGGGCCCCCCGGCTGCTGCAGGCCATCGCCAAGGACAACATCATCCCTTTCCTCTGG ATCTTTGGTCATGGAAAAGCGAATGGTGAACCAACGTGGGCTCTTCTGTTAACAGCATTAATTGCTGAGCTGGGAATCCTTATTGCTTCACTTGACATGGTGGCTCCAATTCTCTCAAT GTTTTTCTTGATGTGTTACCTCTTTGTTAATCTTGCTTGTGCAGTCCAAACACTTCTGCGAACCCCGAACTGGCGGCCCCGCTTTAAATACTACCACTG gGCCCTCTCATTTTTAGGCATGAGTATTTGCCTGGCACTGATGTTCATTTCATCTTGGTATTATGCTTTGGTAGCTATGCTTATTGCAGGCATGATTTACAAGTACATTGAATACCAAGG TGCAGAGAAGGAGTGGGGAGATGGCATCCGGGGCCTGTCGCTCAGCGCAGCCAGATACGCCTTGCTCAGACTGGAGGAGGGCCCTCCACACACCAAGAACTGGAG gcCTCAGTTGCTGGTGCTTCTGAAACTTGATGAAGATTTGCATGTAAAATACCCTAGACTGTTAACATTTGCATCCCAGCTGAAAGCTGGTAAAGGTTTGACTATCATAGGATCAGTCATCCAAGGGAATTTCTTAGAAACTTATGGAGAagcccaggctgctgagcag ACTATTAAGAATATGATGGAAATTGAGAAGGTTAAAGGATTTTGTCAAGTAGTTGTAGCCAATAAAGTTCGAGAAGGAATTGCTCACTTGATCCAGTCCTGTGGACTCGGTGGCATGAAGCACAAcactgtggttttggggtggcccTATGGCTGGAGACAGAGTGAAGATCCAAGGTCTTGGAAGACATTTATAG GTACTGTTCGCTGCACAACTGCAGCTCATCTGGCTCTGCTGGTTCCCAAAAATGTGTCGTTCTACCCCAGCAACCATGAGCGCTACAACGAAGGCAACATTGATGTCTGGTGGATTGTGCATGATGGAGGCATGTTGATGttgcttccttttcttctcaaaCAGCACAAA GTTTggagaaaatgcaaaatgagaATTTTTACTGTTGCTCAGATGGATGATAACAGCATCCAGATGAAGAAGGATTTGGCTACTTTCCTCTATCAGCTCCGAATAGAGGCAGAGGTAGAAGTGGTAGAAATG CACAATAGTGATATCTCAGCATATACTTATGAGAGAACTCTTATGATGGAGCAGAGGTCTCAGATGCTGAGGCAAATGAGGCTGACAAAAActgagagggaaagggag GCTCAGCTCGTAAAGGACAGACATTCAATAGCACGTCTGGAGAGCCTCTACTCAgatgaggaagatgagggaGACCCTGTTCCTGAGAATATCCAGATGACCTGGACAAAAGAGAAATGTGATGCTGAGAAGCGGAACCGAGGCAGTGCTGTGGGAAGCTTTAGAGATCTCATCAGCATTAAGCC
- the SLC12A4 gene encoding solute carrier family 12 member 4 isoform X3 has protein sequence MWKTVRMSQDGACPGDFVLQDVNCPRVKLGQEFPRVAFRGHIRSLPKLMEITRSSHASHGNHKENSPFLNSSEAGKGGDYYDRNLALFEEELDIRPKVSSLLGKLVNYTNLTQGVKEHEEAENTDGSKKKVSKSPSMGTLMGVYLPCMQNIFGVILFLRLTWMVGMAGVLQSFLIVLLCCCCTMLTTISMSAIATNGVVPAGGSYFMISRSLGPEFGGAVGLCFYLGTTFAGAMYILGAIEILLTYIVPQAAIFHPSGAHDASSAMLNNMRVYGTVFLILMAVVVFVGVKYVNKFASLFLACVVISILSIYAGAIKSIFDPPEFPICMLGNRTLSRDQFDVCAKTVVKDNVTVASKLWELFCHSTNLTTEHCDEYFLMNNVSEIAGIPGAASGILIDNLWSNYLEKGEILERAHQPSVDVAGQKSNLHLYVLSDITTSFMVLVGIFFPSVTGIMAGSNRSGDLKDAQKSIPVGTILAIVTTSLVYFSCVLLFGACIEGVVLRDKFGDAVNKNLVVGTLSWPSPWVIVIGSFFSTCGAGLQSLTGAPRLLQAIAKDNIIPFLWIFGHGKANGEPTWALLLTALIAELGILIASLDMVAPILSMFFLMCYLFVNLACAVQTLLRTPNWRPRFKYYHWALSFLGMSICLALMFISSWYYALVAMLIAGMIYKYIEYQGAEKEWGDGIRGLSLSAARYALLRLEEGPPHTKNWRPQLLVLLKLDEDLHVKYPRLLTFASQLKAGKGLTIIGSVIQGNFLETYGEAQAAEQTIKNMMEIEKVKGFCQVVVANKVREGIAHLIQSCGLGGMKHNTVVLGWPYGWRQSEDPRSWKTFIGTVRCTTAAHLALLVPKNVSFYPSNHERYNEGNIDVWWIVHDGGMLMLLPFLLKQHKVWRKCKMRIFTVAQMDDNSIQMKKDLATFLYQLRIEAEVEVVEMHNSDISAYTYERTLMMEQRSQMLRQMRLTKTEREREAQLVKDRHSIARLESLYSDEEDEGDPVPENIQMTWTKEKCDAEKRNRGSAVGSFRDLISIKPNQSNVRRMHTAVKLNEVIVNRSHDARLVLLNMPGPPKNTDGDENYMEFLEVLTEGLERVLLVRGGGREVITIYS, from the exons ATGTGGAAAACTGTGCGCATGTCACAGGATGGTGCTTGCCCAGGAGACTTCGTGCTTCAGGATGTAAACTGTCCTCGGGTGAAGCTGGGGCAAGAATTCCCCAGAGTAGCTTTCCGAGGTCACATCCGCTCCCTTCCAAAACTGATGGAGATAACGCGCTCTTCCCATGCAA gtcATGGCAACCATAAAGAAAATAGTCCTTTCCTGAACAGTTCAGAAGCTGGCAAGGGAGGTGATTACTATGACAGAAATCTGGCATTGTTTGAG GAAGAACTTGATATACGACCAAAAGTGTCATCTCTGCTTGGCAAGTTGGTCAACTACACAAATCTTACTCAAGGTGTCAAGGAACatgaagaagcagaaaatactGATGGATCGAAGAAGAAAGTATCAAAA tcaccCAGCATGGGCACCCTGATGGGGGTGTATTTGCCATGCATGCAAAATATCTTTGGGGTTATTCTCTTCCTTCGGCTGACTTGGATGGTGGGAATGGCTGGAGTTCTTCAGTCCTTCCTGATTGTActgctttgctgctgttgt ACTATGTTGACAACCATATCAATGAGTGCAATTGCCACAAACGGTGTTGTTCCAG CTGGAGGCTCCTATTTCATGATATCTAGGTCATTGGGCCCAGAGTTTGGTGGAGCTGTAGGGCTGTGTTTTTATTTGGGAACAACATTTGCAGGAGCCATGTATATCCTTGGTGCCATAGAGATTTTATTG ACATATATTGTGCCACAAGCAGCAATTTTTCATCCCTCTGGTGCCCACGATGCATCCAGTGCCATGCTAAACAACATGAGGGTCTATGGCACGGTGTTCCTCATCCTGATGGCAGTGGTGGTGTTCGTAGGTGTGAAGTATGTGAACAAATTTGCTTCCCTCTTCTTGGCCTGTGTAGTAATATCCATCCTGTCCATTTATGCTGGAGCTATCAAGTCCATCTTTGACCCACCTGAATTTCC GATTTGCATGTTGGGCAACAGGACTCTGTCAAGAGATCAATTTGATGTTTGTGCCAAAACAGTAGTTAAGGATAACGTGACTGTGGCCTCTAAGCTTTGGGAACTCTTCTGCCACAGCACAAACTTAACCACCGAACACTGTGATGAGTATTTCCTAATGAACAATGTCTCGGAGATAGCAGGAATTCCAGGAGCTGCTAGTGGCATTTTAATAG ACAACTTATGGAGCAATTATTTGGAGAAAGGAGAGATACTGGAGAGAGCACATCAGCCCTCTGTAGATGTAGCAGGCCAGAAGAGCAACCTGCACCTGTACGTGCTCTCAGATATCACCACGTCGTTCATGGTGCTGGTTGGCATCTTCTTCCCTTCAGTGACTG GTATCATGGCTGGTTCAAACAGGTCAGGGGACCTCAAAGATGCACAGAAATCCATCCCTGTTGGAACAATTCTTGCCATTGTCACCACATCACTAGTGT ACTTCAGTTGTGTGTTATTATTTGGAGCCTGCATAGAAGGTGTTGTCCTGAGAGATAA GTTCGGCGACGCGGTGAACAAGAACTTGGTGGTGGGCACCCTGTCGTGGCCCTCGCCGTGGGTCATCGTCATAGGCTCCTTCTTCTCCACCTGTGGGGCGGGTCTGCAGAGCCTCACCGGGGCCCCCCGGCTGCTGCAGGCCATCGCCAAGGACAACATCATCCCTTTCCTCTGG ATCTTTGGTCATGGAAAAGCGAATGGTGAACCAACGTGGGCTCTTCTGTTAACAGCATTAATTGCTGAGCTGGGAATCCTTATTGCTTCACTTGACATGGTGGCTCCAATTCTCTCAAT GTTTTTCTTGATGTGTTACCTCTTTGTTAATCTTGCTTGTGCAGTCCAAACACTTCTGCGAACCCCGAACTGGCGGCCCCGCTTTAAATACTACCACTG gGCCCTCTCATTTTTAGGCATGAGTATTTGCCTGGCACTGATGTTCATTTCATCTTGGTATTATGCTTTGGTAGCTATGCTTATTGCAGGCATGATTTACAAGTACATTGAATACCAAGG TGCAGAGAAGGAGTGGGGAGATGGCATCCGGGGCCTGTCGCTCAGCGCAGCCAGATACGCCTTGCTCAGACTGGAGGAGGGCCCTCCACACACCAAGAACTGGAG gcCTCAGTTGCTGGTGCTTCTGAAACTTGATGAAGATTTGCATGTAAAATACCCTAGACTGTTAACATTTGCATCCCAGCTGAAAGCTGGTAAAGGTTTGACTATCATAGGATCAGTCATCCAAGGGAATTTCTTAGAAACTTATGGAGAagcccaggctgctgagcag ACTATTAAGAATATGATGGAAATTGAGAAGGTTAAAGGATTTTGTCAAGTAGTTGTAGCCAATAAAGTTCGAGAAGGAATTGCTCACTTGATCCAGTCCTGTGGACTCGGTGGCATGAAGCACAAcactgtggttttggggtggcccTATGGCTGGAGACAGAGTGAAGATCCAAGGTCTTGGAAGACATTTATAG GTACTGTTCGCTGCACAACTGCAGCTCATCTGGCTCTGCTGGTTCCCAAAAATGTGTCGTTCTACCCCAGCAACCATGAGCGCTACAACGAAGGCAACATTGATGTCTGGTGGATTGTGCATGATGGAGGCATGTTGATGttgcttccttttcttctcaaaCAGCACAAA GTTTggagaaaatgcaaaatgagaATTTTTACTGTTGCTCAGATGGATGATAACAGCATCCAGATGAAGAAGGATTTGGCTACTTTCCTCTATCAGCTCCGAATAGAGGCAGAGGTAGAAGTGGTAGAAATG CACAATAGTGATATCTCAGCATATACTTATGAGAGAACTCTTATGATGGAGCAGAGGTCTCAGATGCTGAGGCAAATGAGGCTGACAAAAActgagagggaaagggag GCTCAGCTCGTAAAGGACAGACATTCAATAGCACGTCTGGAGAGCCTCTACTCAgatgaggaagatgagggaGACCCTGTTCCTGAGAATATCCAGATGACCTGGACAAAAGAGAAATGTGATGCTGAGAAGCGGAACCGAGGCAGTGCTGTGGGAAGCTTTAGAGATCTCATCAGCATTAAGCC